A window of the Natronomonas salina genome harbors these coding sequences:
- a CDS encoding sodium:proton antiporter, with protein MTVVLAALLGSLFAFGTFLLLRRDLVAVIWGTAIVSQGANLYLLTMGGFVEASFDAVPVLATHGGEAPQTTDPVVQALVLTAIVISFGMTAFALVMTYRVYEEHNTLDVFELGGDR; from the coding sequence ATGACGGTCGTCCTCGCGGCGCTGCTCGGCTCGCTGTTCGCCTTCGGGACGTTCCTGCTGCTCCGTCGGGACCTCGTCGCCGTCATCTGGGGGACCGCCATCGTCAGCCAGGGGGCGAACCTCTACCTCCTGACGATGGGCGGGTTCGTCGAGGCCAGCTTCGACGCCGTCCCCGTCCTCGCGACCCACGGCGGCGAGGCGCCCCAGACGACCGACCCGGTCGTCCAGGCGCTCGTCCTCACGGCGATCGTCATCAGCTTCGGTATGACCGCCTTCGCGCTCGTGATGACCTACCGGGTGTACGAGGAGCACAACACCCTGGACGTCTTCGAACTCGGGGGTGACCGCTGA
- a CDS encoding DUF5798 family protein: MGLGGATKKLQKVADMGDELYSKINELRDQVLEMRATVQHTHERVQTLENKVDQQGAVIEALAEQEGIDVDTIHTQVAIEEAESAVTEAEGDGGASEVGGPDETTETDGQADDTIGDAEDRA, from the coding sequence ATGGGACTCGGAGGCGCGACCAAGAAACTTCAGAAGGTCGCCGACATGGGCGACGAGCTGTACAGCAAGATCAACGAGCTGCGCGACCAGGTACTCGAGATGCGCGCGACGGTCCAGCACACTCACGAGCGGGTCCAGACCCTCGAGAACAAGGTCGACCAGCAGGGTGCCGTCATCGAAGCGCTCGCCGAGCAGGAGGGTATCGACGTCGATACGATTCACACCCAGGTCGCCATCGAGGAGGCCGAATCGGCGGTCACCGAGGCCGAAGGCGACGGCGGCGCCAGCGAGGTGGGTGGCCCCGACGAGACCACCGAGACCGACGGACAAGCTGACGATACGATAGGGGACGCAGAAGACAGGGCGTAA
- a CDS encoding DUF7548 family protein has product MDSRRAAPSLGIVASLLLVVLVAVPYFVVEETRLVGSYYGAGALTPWASALMALVAVIVFAAGRKGRTDPDTAAGAAVGLGVVTALVAVVWAVTVPADVPLQLTTDRPILGPLTSATVLEYHRWALAVVSVLPAAAAAWYAKALRLF; this is encoded by the coding sequence ATGGACAGCCGTCGCGCCGCCCCGTCGCTCGGCATCGTCGCCTCGCTGCTGCTCGTCGTCCTGGTGGCCGTCCCGTACTTCGTCGTCGAGGAGACACGGCTGGTCGGCTCCTACTACGGCGCCGGCGCACTGACCCCGTGGGCCAGCGCGCTGATGGCGCTCGTGGCGGTCATCGTCTTCGCCGCGGGACGCAAGGGGCGTACCGACCCGGACACCGCAGCAGGCGCCGCGGTCGGGCTCGGCGTCGTCACCGCCCTAGTGGCCGTGGTCTGGGCCGTCACCGTCCCAGCCGACGTCCCGCTACAGTTGACGACCGACCGACCGATCCTCGGCCCGCTGACGTCCGCGACGGTGCTCGAGTACCATCGCTGGGCGCTGGCCGTGGTCTCGGTGCTCCCCGCCGCGGCCGCCGCCTGGTACGCGAAGGCGCTGCGGCTCTTCTGA
- a CDS encoding PGF-CTERM sorting domain-containing protein, producing the protein MTRSVYFRHALLIVGLCLLVAGAAIAFGGGGSGSSIASAHEGHNDSEHGSSVNSSAVSEQRYVEEAPEEGDEYFEAKAEDGSWISYDNPRDRYRDPMIGNASGKICVTLRNEAGEVVVGESVPDTSVTIPTPSLPWHSYADPMVVEFPMTDHYDRPLDSDQFGTSDDLPQGDGYMDAHCIEYHGPPDNKTIEYGEAIVDGEHADRVEVVGYIQQAHEAWDSDVDAIEDAVSYEEAGGEWTMETGQSHGQVTVVLQLDGIGQQSETGGDEQNQTNATDTSPTETNGTETSDDRATDDDGSSGPMDQTAPGAGAVLVALIASLAALYRERGA; encoded by the coding sequence ATGACACGTTCAGTATACTTCCGACACGCCCTCCTCATCGTCGGGCTCTGCCTTCTCGTGGCTGGAGCGGCGATCGCCTTCGGCGGTGGGGGATCAGGGTCGAGCATCGCGAGTGCCCACGAGGGCCACAACGATTCGGAGCACGGCAGTTCGGTCAACTCCTCGGCCGTCTCCGAACAGCGGTACGTCGAGGAGGCCCCCGAAGAGGGCGACGAGTACTTCGAGGCAAAGGCCGAAGACGGCAGCTGGATCAGCTACGACAACCCCCGGGACCGCTACCGCGACCCGATGATCGGGAACGCCTCCGGGAAGATCTGCGTGACGCTGCGCAACGAAGCGGGCGAGGTCGTGGTCGGCGAAAGCGTCCCCGACACGTCCGTCACCATCCCGACGCCGTCGCTGCCGTGGCACTCCTACGCGGACCCGATGGTCGTCGAGTTCCCCATGACCGACCACTACGACCGGCCGCTGGACTCCGACCAGTTCGGCACCAGCGACGACCTCCCGCAGGGCGACGGCTACATGGACGCCCACTGCATCGAGTACCACGGCCCGCCGGACAACAAGACCATCGAGTACGGCGAGGCCATCGTCGACGGCGAGCACGCCGACCGGGTCGAGGTCGTCGGCTACATCCAGCAGGCCCACGAGGCCTGGGACAGCGACGTCGACGCCATCGAGGACGCCGTCTCCTACGAGGAGGCCGGCGGCGAGTGGACGATGGAGACGGGGCAGTCCCACGGGCAGGTGACCGTCGTGCTGCAGCTGGACGGCATCGGCCAACAGTCCGAGACCGGCGGTGACGAACAGAACCAGACGAACGCGACCGACACATCGCCGACCGAGACGAACGGGACCGAGACATCCGACGACCGGGCGACAGACGACGACGGATCGTCGGGACCGATGGACCAGACGGCGCCCGGTGCCGGTGCAGTGCTCGTCGCGCTGATCGCGTCGCTCGCTGCGCTCTACCGAGAGCGAGGCGCGTAA
- a CDS encoding CoA-binding protein, with product MPVESDDELREVLEADPIAVVGCSATPAKEAHQIPKYMRKRGYEIIPVNPYADEIFGEEPYDSLAEVDEEIEMVDVFRPSDEVAGIVDEVLERDDVDVVWTQLGIRDREASERVEESGRQYVEDRCLKVEYQRLM from the coding sequence ATGCCAGTCGAGAGCGACGACGAGCTCCGCGAGGTACTCGAGGCCGATCCCATCGCCGTCGTCGGCTGTTCGGCGACGCCGGCGAAGGAGGCCCACCAGATCCCGAAGTACATGCGCAAGCGCGGCTACGAGATCATCCCGGTCAACCCCTACGCCGACGAGATCTTCGGCGAGGAACCCTACGACTCGCTGGCCGAGGTCGACGAGGAGATCGAGATGGTGGACGTCTTCCGGCCGAGCGACGAGGTCGCGGGTATCGTCGACGAGGTCCTGGAGCGCGACGACGTGGACGTGGTCTGGACGCAGCTCGGCATCCGCGACCGCGAGGCCAGCGAGCGCGTCGAGGAATCGGGTCGGCAGTACGTCGAGGACCGCTGTCTCAAGGTCGAGTACCAGCGACTGATGTGA
- a CDS encoding MnhB domain-containing protein, with translation MSTVIMRTTTRVVVPFIVMVSISLFVQGHNLPGGGFIGGVLTTVGFVLIYITFGLDDLERVLLGEVATTGGNPFEDRIVDAYRRLFVFGLALAVTSGLAAIALGYPFLTQDYVILHDVPIYHELEFASALAFDLGIYCVVVGGLLTVLSVVGSE, from the coding sequence GTGAGCACGGTCATCATGCGCACGACGACCCGCGTCGTCGTCCCGTTCATCGTCATGGTCTCCATCTCGCTGTTCGTCCAGGGGCACAACCTCCCCGGGGGCGGCTTCATCGGCGGCGTCCTCACGACCGTCGGGTTCGTCCTCATCTACATCACCTTCGGCCTCGACGACCTGGAGCGCGTCCTCCTCGGCGAGGTGGCCACGACGGGCGGGAACCCCTTCGAGGACCGCATCGTCGACGCCTACCGCCGCCTGTTCGTCTTCGGGCTGGCGCTGGCCGTCACCAGCGGCCTGGCGGCGATAGCCCTCGGCTACCCGTTCCTGACCCAGGACTACGTCATCCTCCACGATGTCCCGATCTACCACGAACTGGAGTTCGCCAGCGCGCTCGCCTTCGACCTCGGCATCTACTGCGTGGTCGTCGGCGGTCTCCTCACGGTGCTCTCGGTGGTGGGATCGGAATGA
- a CDS encoding geranylgeranylglycerol-phosphate geranylgeranyltransferase yields MEQVRGLLELLRPGNAVAAGGLTFIGAFVAGGLGAPLPTAFAVLATVLATGGGNAINDYFDREIDAINQPDRPIPRGAVSPRGALVYSITLFAVAVALTLLLPWLAIAIAVVNLVALVAYTEVFKGLPGVGNALVAYLTGSTFLFGGAAVDGQLGPVLTLFGLAAAATMAREIVKDVEDVAGDREEGLRTLPIAIGERQSLLVAAAFVVAAVLASPAPYLLGTFGLPYLVALAPALVVMLVATYRSFESPTTGQSWLKASMFAAAIAFVVGRAAVVL; encoded by the coding sequence ATGGAGCAGGTGCGCGGGCTACTCGAGCTGCTGCGGCCGGGCAACGCGGTGGCGGCGGGCGGACTGACGTTCATCGGGGCGTTCGTCGCCGGCGGACTCGGGGCGCCGCTGCCGACCGCCTTCGCCGTCCTGGCGACGGTGCTGGCGACCGGCGGCGGCAACGCGATCAACGACTACTTCGACCGAGAGATCGACGCCATCAACCAGCCCGACCGGCCGATCCCCCGCGGCGCCGTCTCGCCCCGAGGCGCACTCGTCTACAGTATCACCCTGTTCGCCGTCGCCGTTGCGCTGACGCTGCTGTTGCCGTGGCTTGCCATCGCCATCGCTGTGGTCAATCTCGTCGCACTCGTCGCCTACACGGAGGTGTTCAAGGGCCTGCCGGGCGTCGGCAACGCACTGGTCGCGTACCTGACCGGGAGCACGTTCCTCTTCGGCGGCGCGGCCGTCGACGGACAGCTGGGTCCGGTGCTGACCCTGTTCGGCCTCGCCGCCGCCGCGACGATGGCCCGCGAGATCGTCAAGGACGTCGAGGACGTCGCCGGCGACCGCGAGGAGGGGCTGCGGACCCTCCCTATCGCCATCGGCGAGCGCCAGTCGCTCCTCGTCGCCGCGGCGTTCGTCGTCGCCGCAGTTCTCGCCAGTCCCGCGCCGTACCTGCTCGGGACCTTCGGCCTCCCGTACCTCGTCGCGCTCGCACCCGCGCTCGTCGTGATGCTGGTCGCGACCTACCGATCCTTCGAGAGCCCGACGACGGGGCAGTCGTGGCTCAAGGCGTCGATGTTCGCCGCCGCGATCGCGTTCGTCGTCGGGCGGGCGGCGGTCGTGCTGTGA
- a CDS encoding DUF4350 domain-containing protein produces MLFSSTSGLLAADGEPLTDSSLVAVYAEPTATVRDRDDDGDAVNYPDDVDVPLVGVEERGDGAVVGVGAMLVNDGDLVPELEGEDPLGDLGNEEFLLNLYDEYTAGGTVLWDEGHGQFYTLDSFRNFEAYAEDNGYTVESTSDLTTELSAADAVVITAPGDAFTTDELDALDSFVADGGLVVLHDQSDFSNYDETANLNAVADGLGLGFRFNDGEVGDTENNVGIDYLPLTSNFNDDFPLFEDRPGITIDLRRGREYDVAIDSVADGDTFDVVFDAADVGLETDYTATVRVLGVDTPESASVAASAERPEEWEGLAYDIGEPDAVDELVFDSTASLLSAEMDPLTDDSLVAVYAEPTATNTDTDDGDDAVTYPDDTDIPLVAIDGTVAGIGAPFVDADFDTTADNEEFLLNLYDHLVDGDTVLWDEGHGQYYTLDEFSTFETYAEDNGYTLEPTTNLAGDLSSADAVVITSPTDTFTTDELDALDGFVADGGAVILHDQADFSNYDETANLNAVADGLDLGFRFNDDQVEDEENNAGSDFVPTTANFAGPDSLFEMRDGIDDDPDARTTDYLVEWADRGTEFARNRLEGERVTVYFDENEPLRDPTRLLAYAEYDVDGDGQRETLYNRELIESGYGRVYGSTLARHDEFWAVEWAARQDGTGIWTESDISAASPYREGALDEVFFPDAAVLDHAQGRPRPQTVAVYSEPEAARDGRSSRKQLPLFGVDSEAGVAVGGSLLIDESYERLEGFEADTSGFANFPFLSDVIEDLADDDREDIVFIDGGHGQAGVEYALSNEDAAYYQRHLEGRGTTFEQINDVTLDRLSGARALIVTTPVSEFTAEEAAAVRSFRDDGGAVVLLGSGSAPSAATGYLNELAATLETGLRVGDSRVTDAVNNVADDPAIPTTTDIDVSPDASRNRGRNNGNGQGPSSRGQSDD; encoded by the coding sequence ATGTTGTTCTCGTCGACGAGCGGGTTACTGGCGGCGGATGGCGAACCGCTGACGGATAGCTCGCTCGTCGCCGTCTACGCCGAACCGACCGCGACGGTCAGGGACCGTGACGATGACGGCGACGCGGTGAACTACCCCGACGACGTTGACGTACCGCTCGTCGGCGTGGAGGAACGCGGGGACGGCGCCGTCGTCGGCGTCGGAGCGATGCTGGTCAACGATGGCGATCTCGTCCCGGAGCTCGAGGGCGAGGACCCCCTCGGTGACCTCGGCAACGAGGAATTCCTCCTGAACCTGTACGACGAGTACACGGCTGGCGGAACCGTCCTGTGGGATGAGGGCCACGGGCAGTTCTACACGCTCGACAGCTTCCGGAACTTCGAGGCGTACGCCGAGGACAACGGCTACACAGTCGAGTCGACATCTGACCTGACGACGGAGCTGTCTGCGGCAGATGCGGTCGTGATCACCGCTCCGGGCGATGCGTTCACGACCGACGAACTCGACGCGCTCGACAGCTTCGTCGCCGACGGCGGGCTCGTGGTCCTGCACGACCAGTCGGACTTCAGCAATTACGACGAGACGGCGAACCTGAACGCGGTCGCTGACGGTCTGGGACTCGGATTCCGGTTCAATGACGGCGAAGTCGGGGACACGGAGAACAACGTCGGTATCGATTATCTCCCGCTGACGTCGAACTTCAACGACGACTTCCCGCTGTTCGAGGACCGGCCGGGAATCACGATCGATCTGCGGCGCGGCCGGGAGTACGACGTTGCGATCGACAGCGTGGCCGACGGGGACACGTTCGACGTGGTGTTCGACGCTGCGGATGTCGGGCTGGAGACGGACTACACGGCGACCGTTCGGGTCCTCGGAGTCGACACACCGGAGAGTGCGAGCGTCGCCGCCTCGGCGGAGCGTCCCGAAGAGTGGGAGGGCCTGGCCTACGATATCGGCGAGCCGGACGCGGTGGACGAGTTGGTGTTCGACTCGACCGCCAGCCTACTCAGCGCTGAGATGGACCCGCTGACGGATGACTCGCTCGTCGCCGTCTACGCCGAACCGACCGCGACCAACACCGATACGGACGATGGCGATGACGCGGTCACCTACCCTGACGACACCGATATCCCGCTGGTGGCGATCGACGGGACAGTCGCCGGGATCGGCGCGCCGTTCGTCGACGCCGATTTCGACACGACCGCGGACAACGAGGAGTTCCTGCTGAACCTCTACGATCACCTCGTCGACGGCGACACGGTCCTGTGGGACGAGGGCCACGGGCAGTATTACACGCTCGACGAGTTCAGTACCTTCGAGACGTACGCTGAGGACAACGGCTACACGCTCGAGCCTACGACCAACCTGGCTGGCGATCTCTCGTCGGCGGACGCGGTGGTCATCACCTCGCCAACCGACACGTTCACGACTGACGAACTTGACGCGCTCGACGGCTTCGTCGCCGACGGCGGCGCCGTCATCCTGCACGACCAGGCGGACTTCAGCAATTACGACGAGACGGCGAACCTGAACGCGGTCGCCGACGGCCTCGACCTCGGGTTCCGGTTCAACGACGATCAAGTCGAGGACGAGGAGAACAACGCCGGCAGCGACTTCGTTCCCACGACGGCGAACTTCGCCGGTCCGGATTCGCTGTTCGAGATGCGCGATGGAATCGACGACGACCCGGACGCTCGCACGACGGACTATCTCGTCGAGTGGGCCGACCGCGGAACGGAGTTCGCCCGTAACCGCCTCGAGGGTGAGCGTGTCACGGTGTACTTCGACGAGAACGAGCCGCTCCGTGATCCGACGCGGCTTCTCGCCTACGCCGAGTACGACGTCGACGGCGACGGGCAGCGCGAGACACTGTACAATCGTGAGTTAATCGAATCGGGGTACGGTCGCGTCTACGGCTCGACGTTGGCCAGACACGACGAGTTCTGGGCTGTGGAGTGGGCGGCCCGGCAGGACGGGACGGGGATCTGGACAGAGAGCGATATCAGTGCGGCCTCGCCGTACCGTGAGGGGGCGCTGGATGAGGTGTTCTTCCCGGACGCGGCCGTCCTCGACCATGCCCAGGGTCGCCCACGCCCCCAGACGGTCGCTGTGTACTCCGAGCCCGAGGCGGCCCGTGACGGGCGGTCGTCACGGAAGCAGCTCCCGTTGTTCGGTGTGGACTCGGAGGCGGGCGTCGCCGTCGGCGGGTCGCTACTCATCGACGAGTCCTACGAACGGCTCGAAGGATTCGAGGCCGACACGTCCGGGTTCGCTAACTTCCCCTTCCTGAGCGATGTGATCGAGGACCTAGCTGACGATGACCGTGAGGACATCGTCTTCATCGACGGCGGCCACGGACAGGCCGGCGTCGAGTACGCACTCTCCAACGAGGACGCCGCGTACTACCAGCGGCACCTCGAAGGGCGCGGCACGACCTTCGAGCAGATCAACGACGTCACGCTCGATCGGCTCTCCGGGGCCCGAGCCCTGATCGTTACGACGCCGGTTAGCGAGTTCACCGCCGAAGAGGCGGCGGCCGTCCGTTCGTTCCGTGACGACGGCGGGGCCGTCGTCCTCCTCGGGTCCGGGTCGGCCCCGTCGGCGGCGACGGGATATCTCAACGAGCTGGCCGCGACTCTCGAGACGGGTCTGCGCGTTGGCGACAGCCGCGTGACCGACGCCGTGAACAACGTCGCCGACGACCCAGCCATCCCTACGACTACCGATATCGATGTGTCCCCGGATGCGTCCCGAAATCGCGGCCGCAACAACGGGAACGGACAGGGCCCCAGTAGCCGGGGCCAGTCGGACGACTGA
- the mbhE gene encoding hydrogen gas-evolving membrane-bound hydrogenase subunit E translates to MTGAPDLPVVLLAVLLPFAATLFVPLCYRALGERTGYVGAAVALACFGLLATQHGTSGTVGVPWVPQLDAAFRFHVDAWGLLFALLASGIGVLVFVYSAGYMHGESSLPRYYAALLAFMGSILGIALAGDLVVLFLFWELTSVCSFVLIGHHDADPESKYAARMAMFVTVGGGLFLLLGVLAMRYASATALGTATFDLVAMLENPEAMQTALRETGLFVPVLLFVAVGAGAKSAQVPLHFWLPNAMAAPTPVSAFLHSATMVKVGVYLVGRFRPILASPEWLVLFASVGILTMTVTAVLAVAATDVKELLAYSTASHLGLMVAGFGFTSYYGAGAGVFHLLNHATFKAALFLVAGIVAHQAGTRRIADLGGLRGDLPITALVTAVAALGMAGVPPFNGFYSKEMLFEAAYEAGHELGGLGWLFPAAATLASVFTFLYSIRFLSMFFGEKPAALGEVDRPPLTLLAPPAVLAVVAGAVGVAPSLAEEVIVGSAVTATGGNPENVHFGLPTHVSPALGMTAVALGGGALLYPFYDRLHDGIRSGLARAPAVRANWWYDLSLDGLDRASVALVPRVQNGLLRTYVAWLVGTAAALALGGYLAAGVDVPPVDLLGTSGVILLVLLVGVVAAGFMTTDPSQVLGVLLLSVVGFMIAIVYILASAPDLALTQLVVETLTLVIFLLVIEELPAFYGEIEGWTAARDAILSLAVGAAVFVTVLVTSNGPESELARFFTENAVEEGGGTNVVNVILTDFRGFDTLGESVVIVIAAVAVLTVVLMRTRGESP, encoded by the coding sequence ATGACCGGAGCGCCGGACCTCCCGGTCGTCCTCCTCGCGGTGCTGCTCCCGTTCGCTGCCACGCTGTTCGTCCCGCTCTGCTACCGGGCTCTCGGCGAGCGTACCGGCTACGTCGGCGCCGCGGTCGCCCTCGCCTGTTTCGGCCTCCTCGCCACCCAGCACGGCACGAGCGGCACCGTCGGCGTCCCCTGGGTGCCGCAACTCGACGCCGCCTTCCGGTTCCACGTCGACGCCTGGGGCCTCCTGTTCGCGCTGCTGGCAAGCGGCATCGGCGTCCTCGTCTTCGTCTACTCCGCGGGCTACATGCACGGGGAGTCCTCCCTTCCGCGGTACTACGCCGCGCTGCTCGCGTTCATGGGGTCGATCCTCGGCATCGCGCTCGCCGGCGACCTCGTCGTCCTGTTCCTGTTCTGGGAGCTGACGAGCGTCTGCTCGTTCGTGCTCATCGGCCACCACGACGCCGACCCCGAGTCGAAGTACGCCGCCCGGATGGCGATGTTCGTCACCGTGGGCGGCGGGCTGTTCCTGCTGCTCGGCGTCCTCGCGATGCGGTACGCCTCGGCGACGGCCCTCGGCACGGCCACGTTCGACCTCGTCGCGATGCTGGAGAACCCCGAGGCGATGCAGACTGCCCTCCGGGAGACCGGCCTCTTCGTTCCGGTGTTGCTGTTCGTCGCGGTCGGCGCCGGCGCGAAGTCGGCGCAGGTGCCGCTGCACTTCTGGCTGCCGAACGCGATGGCCGCGCCGACGCCCGTCTCGGCGTTCCTCCACTCCGCGACGATGGTGAAGGTCGGCGTCTACCTCGTCGGCCGGTTCCGCCCGATCCTGGCGAGTCCCGAGTGGCTCGTCCTCTTCGCGTCGGTCGGTATCCTGACGATGACCGTCACGGCCGTCCTGGCGGTCGCGGCGACCGACGTCAAGGAGCTGCTCGCGTACTCGACGGCCAGCCACCTCGGGCTGATGGTCGCGGGCTTCGGCTTCACCTCCTACTACGGCGCCGGCGCCGGCGTCTTCCACCTGCTGAACCACGCGACGTTCAAGGCGGCGCTGTTCCTCGTCGCCGGCATCGTCGCCCACCAAGCCGGCACCCGCCGCATCGCCGACCTCGGCGGGCTCCGCGGCGATCTCCCGATCACCGCGCTCGTCACCGCCGTCGCGGCACTCGGGATGGCGGGCGTCCCACCGTTCAACGGCTTCTACTCCAAGGAGATGCTCTTCGAGGCCGCCTACGAGGCCGGCCACGAACTGGGCGGGCTCGGCTGGCTCTTCCCCGCCGCGGCGACCCTCGCTAGCGTGTTCACGTTCCTCTATTCAATCCGCTTCTTGTCGATGTTCTTCGGCGAGAAGCCGGCCGCCCTCGGCGAGGTGGATCGGCCGCCGCTGACGTTGCTCGCGCCGCCGGCCGTCCTCGCGGTCGTCGCGGGCGCCGTCGGCGTCGCGCCGTCCCTCGCCGAGGAGGTCATCGTCGGCTCCGCGGTGACGGCGACGGGCGGCAACCCCGAGAACGTCCACTTCGGGCTGCCGACGCACGTCTCGCCGGCGCTGGGGATGACCGCGGTCGCGCTCGGCGGCGGCGCCCTCCTCTATCCGTTCTACGACCGACTGCACGACGGCATCCGGTCCGGCCTGGCGCGGGCTCCGGCGGTCCGGGCGAACTGGTGGTACGACCTCTCGCTCGACGGCCTCGACCGCGCCAGCGTCGCGCTCGTCCCGCGCGTCCAGAACGGACTGCTCCGGACCTACGTCGCCTGGCTCGTCGGTACGGCGGCCGCCCTTGCCCTCGGCGGCTACCTCGCGGCCGGCGTCGACGTCCCGCCGGTCGACCTCCTGGGAACCTCTGGGGTCATCCTGCTGGTACTGCTCGTCGGCGTCGTCGCCGCGGGCTTCATGACGACCGACCCCTCGCAGGTCCTCGGCGTCCTCCTGCTGTCCGTGGTCGGGTTCATGATCGCTATCGTCTACATCCTCGCGAGCGCGCCCGACCTCGCGCTGACCCAGCTGGTCGTCGAGACGCTCACGCTCGTCATCTTCCTGCTCGTCATCGAGGAGCTGCCGGCGTTCTACGGTGAGATAGAGGGCTGGACGGCCGCCAGGGACGCCATCCTCTCGCTGGCAGTCGGTGCTGCGGTCTTCGTGACGGTCCTCGTCACGTCGAACGGCCCGGAGTCGGAACTTGCGCGGTTCTTCACCGAGAACGCCGTCGAAGAGGGCGGCGGCACGAACGTCGTCAACGTCATCCTCACCGACTTCCGGGGCTTCGACACGCTCGGCGAGAGCGTCGTCATCGTCATCGCCGCCGTCGCGGTGCTGACCGTCGTCCTGATGCGAACCCGGGGTGAGTCGCCGTGA
- a CDS encoding twin-arginine translocation signal domain-containing protein, which produces MERRDVLKTAGGIGAGTAVGGLGVIALTGNATAANANLDGISPSAVTTDDGEITYVSYGGRLRFEWDGLDSDATYGEYQVYTRHQRGDNSWTSWADQGSRYGQLGDGSGGEYEEGETGGWGGDNDSNSGSGTDGFFQFKFGSPYSQKDYAIAYDDSSDLDTDGDGTNDAHPVSSPYSTDPFTADEDGGTNRTKVDVRKVCRVYDGEPGSGTQLIEAEDTARFEVTVNNREATATTGGEVNGNVEADQS; this is translated from the coding sequence ATGGAACGTAGAGATGTACTCAAGACGGCAGGTGGAATCGGAGCTGGCACCGCCGTTGGCGGTCTCGGCGTCATCGCGCTAACCGGTAACGCCACGGCAGCCAACGCAAACCTTGATGGAATCAGTCCAAGTGCGGTCACTACTGACGACGGTGAAATCACGTACGTGTCCTACGGTGGGCGCCTCCGCTTCGAATGGGATGGTCTCGATTCGGACGCGACGTACGGCGAATACCAAGTCTACACCCGACACCAGCGAGGCGATAACTCGTGGACGAGCTGGGCCGACCAAGGTAGCCGATATGGGCAGCTTGGCGACGGCAGCGGCGGTGAGTACGAGGAAGGTGAAACTGGCGGCTGGGGTGGCGATAATGATTCGAACTCTGGTTCCGGAACGGACGGGTTCTTCCAGTTCAAGTTCGGCAGCCCCTACAGCCAGAAGGACTACGCCATCGCCTACGATGACTCAAGTGACCTCGATACGGACGGTGACGGTACTAATGATGCACACCCGGTATCGAGTCCATATAGTACCGACCCGTTCACCGCAGACGAGGACGGCGGTACGAACCGGACGAAGGTCGATGTCCGGAAGGTCTGTCGTGTCTACGATGGCGAACCCGGCAGCGGCACTCAGCTCATCGAGGCCGAAGACACCGCGCGGTTCGAGGTCACCGTGAACAACCGGGAGGCGACCGCCACTACCGGCGGTGAAGTCAACGGCAACGTTGAAGCTGATCAGTCATAG